In the Methylosinus sp. LW4 genome, CGGCGCTCCTCCTCGCCGTCACCGTAGTCCGAGGGAAATACGCCCGCCTCCCAGGCGGCCAGGAACACATGGGGGAATTCGAGGCCCTTCGCCTTGTGGAGCGTCATCAGCCGCACGCGGTCGGTTTCGTCCTCGCCGGGGCGGCTGGTCGCCAGCGCCGCGTGGTCCAAGAGCTCCCGCGCCGTGTGGAACTCGCCGGCGAGCGCGATGAGCTCCTGCAGGTTTTCGAGCCGATCTTCCGAACTCTCCGCCTTGCTGTCGCGCAGCATGGCCCGATAGCCGGTGGCGTCGAGCAGCAGCGAGATCTGATCGGCGAGCGTGTGCGAGCGATCCTCGGCGATGCGACGGACCTGCTCGGCGAACAGAAGTCCGGCCGCGCGGCATTTCGTCGGCAGCTCGGCGGTGTCGAGCGCGCGCAGCAAGGAGACGTTTCGAAACGAAGCCTCCGCCTCGACCGCCTCCATGGCCTTGGCGCCGAAGCCGCGACGCGGCTCATTGATGACGCGCCGGAAGGCTTCATCCGACTGGCGATCGTCGGGCGTCGCGGCGAGCCGCAGGAGGGCGAGCGCATCCTTGATCTCGGCGCGCTGATAGAAGCCGACGTCGCCGACGATCACATGCGGGATGCGGGCGCGCATCAAGGCTTCTTCGAAGCCGCGTGACAGGAAGGAGGCGCGATAGAGGATAGCGATGTCCTGCCAGGACGCTCCCTCGGCGCGGCGGGCGAGGATCTCGTCGACGACGCCGGCGGCTTCGGCCTGGGCGTCGCGGTAGGCGACGATCTCTAGTCGGTCCCCTTGCTCTTTTTTCGTGTAGAGTGTCTTTCCGAGACGTTTCTTGTCCCGAGCGATGACCGCATTGGCGGCAGCGAGTATGTGGCCCGTCGAACGGAAATTTTCTTCGAGCCGGATCTGCACGGCGCTCGGGAAATCTTGGCGAAAGCGCCGGATATATTCGATGTCCGAACCACGCCAGCCGTAGATCGCCTGATCATCGTCGCCAACGCAGAAGATGCGCCCGTGCTGGGAGGCGAAGGACTTCAGCCAGCTATATTGCGCGAAATTGACGTCCTGATATTCGTCGGCGGCGAGCCAATCGAAGCGCGACGCCCAGCGCGCGCGATAGGCGTCGTCCTTGCGCATTGCGAGGGTCGGCCACAAGAGCAAGTCGCCGAAATCGGTGGCGTTGGCCTCGCGCAGGGCGCGCTGATAATCGGCATAGACGCGCGCCGCGGCGCGAAGGCCATAGACGTCGAGGGGCTCGCGGGAGTGAGCCGCTTTTGCGATTTTTGCTTCCACCCAAGCGGCGGCGCCGGACGGCGTGATCAGATTGTCTTTGAATTTCGCGATGCGGTTGCACATGATCTTCAAAGGATCACGTGCATTGGCGTCGCCACCCTCCTCGCCGCCGAGGTCTTGCGCCTTCATGACGCGCTTGACGAAGCGGCGGCTGTCGTCGGCGTCCACGATATCGAAATTCGGCCGAAGCTCGGCGATCTCCGGCGCGTCGCGGAGCTGGCGCGCGGCGAGGCCGTGATAGGTGCCGAGCCAGGAGGGCGCGGCGTGACCGTCGAGCACGGCGCGTATGCGAGCCGCCATTTCGGCGGCGGCCTTGTTGGTGAAGGTGACGGCGAGAATGCGCGACGCCGGGATGCGATCGACGGCGATGCGATGCACGACCGCCGCCGTGAGCGTCGACGTCTTTCCGGTTCCCGCGCCGGCGAGGACGAGGATCGGCCCCGTGTGAGACGCCGCCCGCGCCTGCTCGGGGGTCAGGGTTCGAGCCACCGTCTCGAAGGCGTCGGCGGGCGGTTGCGGCTCCGACGGCTCGTCGAAGCAGGGCTCGAAACGGTCCCACTCCTCCATGCCGGCGAGCGGGTCGTCAGAGAATCTCGACATGGCAGTTCGCTCCATTACAGCGGATGAGTTCTCCGCCTTCGGTGGCCTCGGTGGAGAAGACGAGGAAATGGTCGTCGAAGTAGAAGGCGCCGCTCTCGTTGCGTTCGCCGTCGACGACGACGCCCTCGACGCATTGCGAGCCGTCGTCGGCTTCGACCTGGACGAGCGTATCCAGGCCCCGTTTGCCGGTCGGGAGATGTCGGCAGCGGCGGCGCATCGCCTCCGGCAGGCGCGAGAAAGCTTCGGCCAGTCGCGCAAGCGTGTCCTCGATGAAGATTTCGTCGAGGGTCTCGGTGACGTCGATCGTGTCGCCGAGCTCCCCGAGCCGCTCGAGGAACAGGTCTTTCGCGAGATTCGGCGGCCAAGGCTCCCAGGGGCTCATGCCGGGCGGCAGCGGCAGGGGATCGTGATCTAGCGGCTCGAGCGTGATCTGCAGGCTCGATCTTATGTCGTCGCGGCTCCAGCCGACGACATGATAGGCTTCGTTCGCCGCGGCCTGACGATCGGCGCGCTTGTGGAGGGCGTAGCTCTCGTCTGTCCACGGCGGCAGGCCATAGCGTCGGTCGACAGCGTCCTGCAGACGCCGATCGAGCTGCGCGAAGCCTTCGCCGAGATGCGGCTTCAACGGCATGATGGGATCTATGCCGCCGACCAAGGCCTCGGTCGCGTCGTGCAATAGCTCCCGCAGTGCGTCCCGCGGCGCGAGCTTTCCTTCGCGCTTGCGCAAGGCCAGGACAGCGAGGCTGTGCTGGGCGACGCTGAGCGGCAGGTCCCAGGCGGAATATCCGCCCCAGCGGTAGGTGCGCGACAGGCCGATCGCCAGATCCTCGTCGGTCCAGGCGTCCGGCTTCGGATCGAGCAGGTCGAGCCGACCGCCCGATTGGAGCAGCATCCAGGCGCGTTGTGGTTTCATTTTGCGGCTTCCTCTCTTTGTCGGAGCATGTCGTTCCAGTCGTCGTCTTCGATCGGCGGTCTCAGCCGTTCGAAGGCGACGCCGGCGGCGTCGGCGATTTCCCGATGACGCGCGGCGTAGCGATCGCCGGCGCGATCGGCGTCGGCGGCGCTGCAGAAGACGGATCCCGGGGTTCTCGCGAGGCGGGCGGCGATCGTCTCGATCGCTGCGATCGTCTTCGGCCCCATGCCGCCGCCGGTCGCGGCGTAGAGCGTGTCGTCGCGGACGTCTTCGAATGCGGCGACGCTCAGCACATTGATCGGCGCTTCCGCGAGCACGAAGCGCGTCGGCGGCGCGGAACCGCCGGGAAGGCGGAACAGGACCTTGTCGCCGCCCTTCACCGATCCTTTGAAATCGGGACCACGGATTTCGATATGGGTCACGGCGCCGTGATCGTCGCGATGCGCGAACCAGGCGCTGCCATAGGGGCCTTCTCTCACCGCGTCGGCGGCGCGCGCCCGTTCGAGGACGCGTCGCGGCAGCACGCGCGCGCCGGCGAGATAGCGCCACACGAGCGAACCCGGCTGCAGCCGGGGGCGTCGCTCCCAGCGCTTCGAAAGCGCGAGCGCGGGCCTCGACTCTCCTCGGGAACGCTGGAAGTTGGGAAATCGCGGGGCGACGCCGGTGAAGCGGCGCAGCACTTTACGGACCTCGCCGAAATTCAGGCGCGGCTCAAGATGCTGAACGAGATCGAAGACGTCGCCCTTCGCCTCGCTCTGCGGATCCCACCAGCCCTTGCCCTCGTGATTGACGATCAGGATTTCTCCCTCTCCGCGTCGATATTTGAGGCAACTCTTCGTGCTCTCTCGGCGGTCGAGCCGCCAGGGCGGCGTCGCGCGCTCGAGAAACGCCGCGCAATGGGTCTTCGCCCGCAGCTGTTCGATTTCCGGGTCATGGCTCATGGCGTTCCGTCCCTTTCTCGGGTCGGGCGGAGCGGAGAGCTCGATTTCCTCTCGCTCCTTTCCCAAAACGCCATCGGCCGACCGCGAGACGGCCGCGCTGCAAGGGCGCGCGGAACGCGCGGGAGCAAAGCGACGCACCCTTGTCGGCGTGGACGGCGCTAGCGGTAGCCATGTCCTCCCTCTCCCTTTGCTCCGGATTCCCATTCGTGATTCACTCGTGCGCGAATGCGAAGCGGCGGCGCGGAGGGCCGGCATGGCGGCGATGGACGAGATCGCGATTGCGTTGCAGGGCCGAAATCCGGAGGCGAACCGCCATCGTTCCTGGCGCGTCGAGGCCGGGCGCGATCTGTTCGGAGCCTGGATCGTGCGCGTCTCCTTCGGCCGGATCGGCTGCGGGGGCCGCACATTCGCCCGCGAATTCGGATCGGAGGACGAGGCGCACGCCTATGTGCGCGACGGGTTACGTCGCCGGAAAGGCGCGGTTCGGCGCTGCGGGGTCGAATATCGCGTCGTCGACGCCTCGCCCGCGGCGCGGCCTCTCTTGGCGACGGTCAGATTATCGAGCGGCCAAAAGCCCTCGGAAGCGGCCGAGCCCCGCCATGAAGAGTGAGCAGCCGTCGCAAAGCGGCGCTTCGCGGGAAACGCTCGTCGGCTCGGTCGAGCGCGTGACGTTCCACAATGAGGAGAATGGGTTCGCGGTCCTGAAGGTCAAAGCCCGCGGCCGGTCGTCGGACACGCCGCGTCGATTTCCGCGGGCGAATATATTCACGCCGTCGGCGTCTGGATCAACGACCGCACCCATGGTTTTCAATTCAAAGCGGATTTTCTCAAGACCACCCCGCCGACGACCGCGGCGGGCATCGAAAAATATCTCGGCTCCGGCATGGTCCGGGGCATAGGCCCCAAGCTCGCCGCGAGAATTGTCGCCGCTTTCGGCGTGGCGACCTTCGAAACCATCGAAGCGACCCCGGAAAGACTGAAGGAGGTCTCGGGCATCGGAGAGTTCCGCGCCAAAAGAATCGCCGCCGGCTGGGCCGAGCAGAAGGCCGTGCGCGACATTATGGTGTTCCTGCACGCGCATGGCGTCGGAACCTCGCGCGCGGTGCGCATCTTCAAGACCTATGGCTTCGACGCCATCCAGGTGATGACCGAAGATCCCTATCGGCTCGCCCGCGACATTCGCGGGATCGGCTTTCGCACGGCCGACGCCATGGCCATGAAGATGGGCGTCGGGAAAGAGGCGCCGCTGCGCGCCGGCGTGTCCTTCGCGCTGCAGGAGGCGACCGACGACGGTCACTGCGGGCTTCCGGTCGAGAGCCTGCTCACCCTGGCGGTCAAGCTGCTCGATGTCGACAAGGCGATCGTGCGGACGGCGCTCGATCACGAGCTCGCCGGCGCGGAAGTCGTCGGCGACACGATCGGCGGCGCGCCCTGCGTCTTCCTGCGCGGGCTACACACGGCGGAGCGCGGCGTCGCCGAGCGGCTACGAGCCTTGGCCTCCGGCGCGCCGCCCTGGCCGCGGATCGATGTGGAAAGAGCCGCCCCCTGGGTCGAGAAGCGGACGGGCAAGACCCTCGCGCCCTCGCAGCGCGCCGCGATCGAGATGGCGCTCCGCTCCAAAGTCGCCGTGATCACCGGCGGTCCTGGCGTCGGCAAGACGACCTTGCTCGATGCGATTCTGCGCATCCTCATCGCCAAGGGAACGAAAATTCTGCTCGCCGCCCCGACCGGCCGCGCGGCCAAGCGCATGGCCGAACAGACCCGCATCGAGGCGAAGACCATTCACCGCCTGCTGGAGATCGATCCCAAGACAGGCGGATTTCGACGGGGGCCGGACAATCCTCTCGACTGCGATCTTCTCGTCGTCGACGAGACCAGCATGGTCGACATCTCGCTCATGTATGCGCTCACCAAGGCCATCCCCGGGCCATCGGCGCTCTTGCTGGTCGGCGACGTCGATCAATTGCCGTCGGTCGGACCGGGTCAGGTGCTGGCGGACATCATCGAATCGGGAGCCGTCCCGGTCGCGCGCCTGACCGAAGTGTTCCGGCAAGCCGCCAAAAGCCGCATCATCGTCAACGCCCATCGGATCAATCGCGGCGACATGCCGCAACTGCCGACGCGAGGGGAGGAGTCGGATTTCTGGTTCGTCGACGCTGACGATCCCGAGAAGGGAGCGGCCAAGGTGGTGGAGATCGTGCGCGACCGAATTCCACGGCGTTTCGGCCTCGACCCGATCCGCGACATCCAAGTGCTCTGTCCGATGCAGCGCGGCTCGCTCGGGGCGCGAGCGCTCAATGTCGATCTGCAGAAAGCCCTCAATCCCGACCCGCCGGCGAAGGTGGAGAAATTCGGATCGATCTTCGCGCCGGGCGACAAGGTCATGCAGACCGAGAATGATTACGATCGCGACGTGTTCAACGGCGACCTCGGAACCGTCGTGCGCATCGACGAGGTCGAGGGCGCGCTCGTCGCGAGCTTCGATGGCCGCGATGTGGAATATCCGTTCGGCGAGCTCGACGCCCTGGTCCCGGCCTATGCAACCACGATCCACAAGTCGCAGGGTTCGGAATATCCTGCCGTGGTCATCACGTTGGCTACCCAGCATTACACCATGCTGGCGCGCAATCTCGTCTATACGGCGGTCACGCGCGGCAAGCGTCTCGTCGTTCTCGTCGGTCAGCGCCGGGCGCTGGCGATCGCAGTGAGAAGCGGCGCGGGCAGAAAGAGATGGACGAAGTTGAGGGAGTGGTTGAAGGTTTGAAATCGACCACCGACGTGGCGCACCGGCGAAAAGCACGAGACCCCGGGCCCTGCGTCAGGGACAGCAACGAGACGGGCGCATGAAAACGCAAGACATGAACGAGAGCGCCCCGCCGACCAACGACAACGGGGCGACGACCGTGACCTCGGGACGCCGAGCGATGCGCGCCAGCCCGCAGGCCGAAGCGCGCGGCATCGAGGTCGTGCGCCTCCACCAAAGGCTGGAGGATTGGCGCGATTGCCGTCGTCTCGCCGACGCCGAGAGGTGGCCTGCGCTCGCATACGAAATCATCTGCATCGAGATTCACGCGCTGGAACGGGACATCGCCCGACGCGTCGGTGAATTATATTGAGGCGCGACGCGACGGGTAGACCCGACAGGCCAGAGCGCCTGTCGCGCCGCGGATCGGGCGGCCGCTCGGACCCGGGCTTTGGCGAGGGGCGCCGGGCCTAGCCGCGACAGTCGACCGCGGTCACGGGCACCGACATCGGGCGCGCATGGGACGCGCGGAGCTTCGCGGAATGGAGTGGTTATGGAACCTTGCGCAACGTCTACCCTTTTGCAAGGTCGCCGATTTGGTCGCCCCGGCCGCACTCTCCTGTGGGCAACCGCTCCGATATCGTAAATCAGCGACCAATGTCGCCTTGCCGAGCGTATCCTCACAGTGGAAGAATCCTGTTCGGACGCCCCAAATGAGCAGAGAGACACCGTACCTTTTCGATGGACACCCAACCCATGGCCCTCGTGGAGCTGTTGTCCACGAGGGCCATGGAAGAAGTGCGCGGATATAACGAAAACACCATTCTAAACACGCCGGTCGAAGACTTAATTGAAGAGCTTGTCGAGAAATATAAGCCGGACGTTCCGGCCATCAACGCTGAGAACACCTACGTCAGCGAGAAGGAAAACAAGCGCGAGGAACAGTGGCGCGATGATTTCGGTTGGAGCCGCGGCGGATCGCGGACGGTCACGGAGAATCTGGTGACGTTCCACGTTTCGTTCACCGGAGACGCCACCCTCTTCACCTTGTCGCCCCGTAGTCGTTCGATTCCCGGCCCCCAGGCATCGGTCAATGGCCGTGAGCTTCTGATCACCATGGTGGCCGACAGGAACACGCCGGAGACGATGAAGGCAGCCTTCAACGAAACGATAATGAGCATCAACCAGCACCTCGCCACCATGCGGAACGACTTCCGCAACGTGGCCGCTCATTTCGAAGGCCCTGCCCGTCAGTACTTGGAGCAACGCCGAGCGACGATCCTGCAGAATAAGAACACTGTTTCTGCGCTTGGCTTCCCCATGAAGCGTCGAGAGAGAGCGCCTACAACCTATATAGTGCGCCAGAGGTGCGGAGAAAGATTACCCAAGTTCGTCCTGCCACGACCGCGCCTTTCAAGCCTGAGCCGACGCTGGACGAGGCGGAATACACGCACATCCTCGGAATCATCGACAACATGACGAAGGTGATGGAGCGGAGCCCGCACACGTTCGCCAAAATGGGCGAAGAGGACAATCCGGCAGCACTACCTCGTGCAGCTGAACGGTCAATATGTGGGGAACGCTACCGGCGAGACGTTCAACGCCACCGGGAAGACCGACATCCTCATCCGGTCGGAAGGCCAGAACATCTTCATCGCCGAATGCAAATTCTGGCACGGCGAGAAGGGATTTGTCGATACGGTTAGCCAGCTCCTATCCTATGTGACGTGGCGGGACACCAAGACCGCCGTTGTGATCTTCAACCGCAATAAGAACCTAAGTGGCGTGATCCAACCCGTCCCGGAAAGTGCGGTCCTCGAAGCGGTGAAAAAGCTGAACGCCCCTTACACCCCCCTAGCGGAACAGCCCGACGACGCGTAGTCACGAATAAGAACGGTTAGTGTGCTTGCAACTCGGCGAGCCCTCAACGGCAAATAAGGAGGAATCCTTTACCTGTTCATCCCCGCGCCTGCGGGGAACGTTCTCAGAAACGCATGGAAACTCATTTTTCTTCAAGATGTTAAAGGCGCGCCGTTGTTGGTGCAGGGCCGTCGGGTGCCTGCGCAGCGGCATCTCGGCGTCAATCGCATCCGTCTTCGCCCGCCGATCCACTGGCAGGCACTACGTCTGCCTCAGTCTTTTTCCGAAGGTTCGTTCATCGCACACGCCGAATCAGCATGAGCCCGCAGCCGAACGCCCGAGCGCGTCCGAAGCCCCGTGCGAGATTGTCGAGGAAAAGCTCAGGCTCGATGACAGTGAGAAACCCGTCAAAGGAGAGAACCGAAGTGGAGATCGTCTCTCTGCGAGCGACGGCGCGCACTCGGACGATATCCCGGTCGATCTCAATCTGACGATAACCGTCGATTTTCAACGCATCTGCCGGTGAAATCTCGAATCCCGCCCGTGCGCCTTGGCTTTCGAGCCAGCGTCGGCCTTCCGCTTCGATAATCTGTAGGCGCATCGAAGGGCGCTCCTCTCGCGGAACCGTCGCGAGTGAGTGCATCACGACATCATCGCGGCGTCGGACTTTTTTTCCATCGACAATACGCCAGTGCGTCACAGCCGGATTGGCGAGAAGCGAGAAGCTGAGCCGATCGCCTTTTTCGAGGGCCGGCGCAAACTCCTTTGTCTCGACGTTGAAGAGTGGCGAATCTTGATCTGGCAGACGATGCGATAGGACGAGGAAGCGCGTCGCCGGTGCGCCGAGATCCTCGCGCCGATACAAGAAGTCTCGCGTCGCGTTCCGATCCCCCGCGAATAGAGACCAGATGAGGCGATGATCGACATGCAATCGCGCCGCGGGGTCGGTCGGCGCGAGGACCGGTGCGACGGCCTCGAGGCTTGGCACGCTTTTCAGCGTCGCGCGGGAAAGAAAGAGCGGCGTCATCGCGGGACTTTGCCCCACGATGTGACTACATGTTCGTCGCGCAGATCGAAACGCCAGAGCTTGCGATCCAGGACGACATCGCGGCGCG is a window encoding:
- a CDS encoding ATP-dependent helicase gives rise to the protein MSRFSDDPLAGMEEWDRFEPCFDEPSEPQPPADAFETVARTLTPEQARAASHTGPILVLAGAGTGKTSTLTAAVVHRIAVDRIPASRILAVTFTNKAAAEMAARIRAVLDGHAAPSWLGTYHGLAARQLRDAPEIAELRPNFDIVDADDSRRFVKRVMKAQDLGGEEGGDANARDPLKIMCNRIAKFKDNLITPSGAAAWVEAKIAKAAHSREPLDVYGLRAAARVYADYQRALREANATDFGDLLLWPTLAMRKDDAYRARWASRFDWLAADEYQDVNFAQYSWLKSFASQHGRIFCVGDDDQAIYGWRGSDIEYIRRFRQDFPSAVQIRLEENFRSTGHILAAANAVIARDKKRLGKTLYTKKEQGDRLEIVAYRDAQAEAAGVVDEILARRAEGASWQDIAILYRASFLSRGFEEALMRARIPHVIVGDVGFYQRAEIKDALALLRLAATPDDRQSDEAFRRVINEPRRGFGAKAMEAVEAEASFRNVSLLRALDTAELPTKCRAAGLLFAEQVRRIAEDRSHTLADQISLLLDATGYRAMLRDSKAESSEDRLENLQELIALAGEFHTARELLDHAALATSRPGEDETDRVRLMTLHKAKGLEFPHVFLAAWEAGVFPSDYGDGEEERRLAYVALTRGMRRVSISYCGFRRGFGSPSPFVDDIPDEHCIRGRLRDAERRGARRAR
- a CDS encoding DUF3991 and TOPRIM domain-containing protein, translating into MSHDPEIEQLRAKTHCAAFLERATPPWRLDRRESTKSCLKYRRGEGEILIVNHEGKGWWDPQSEAKGDVFDLVQHLEPRLNFGEVRKVLRRFTGVAPRFPNFQRSRGESRPALALSKRWERRPRLQPGSLVWRYLAGARVLPRRVLERARAADAVREGPYGSAWFAHRDDHGAVTHIEIRGPDFKGSVKGGDKVLFRLPGGSAPPTRFVLAEAPINVLSVAAFEDVRDDTLYAATGGGMGPKTIAAIETIAARLARTPGSVFCSAADADRAGDRYAARHREIADAAGVAFERLRPPIEDDDWNDMLRQREEAAK
- a CDS encoding WGR domain-containing protein, with the protein product MAAMDEIAIALQGRNPEANRHRSWRVEAGRDLFGAWIVRVSFGRIGCGGRTFAREFGSEDEAHAYVRDGLRRRKGAVRRCGVEYRVVDASPAARPLLATVRLSSGQKPSEAAEPRHEE
- the cas6e gene encoding type I-E CRISPR-associated protein Cas6/Cse3/CasE, giving the protein MTPLFLSRATLKSVPSLEAVAPVLAPTDPAARLHVDHRLIWSLFAGDRNATRDFLYRREDLGAPATRFLVLSHRLPDQDSPLFNVETKEFAPALEKGDRLSFSLLANPAVTHWRIVDGKKVRRRDDVVMHSLATVPREERPSMRLQIIEAEGRRWLESQGARAGFEISPADALKIDGYRQIEIDRDIVRVRAVARRETISTSVLSFDGFLTVIEPELFLDNLARGFGRARAFGCGLMLIRRVR